The genomic DNA ATTCCATTTATGTTAATGTTTTTATTTACCATTTAGAATGGGCACAGTTATGAAGAGGTATGTGGCTGAAGTGACATTTTGTCACTAGCGTATCCAGTAACTTTTATGCGATTCATCTTGCACTCACCTTAATGGGGAAGGAAGCAGCCTGTGCTTGGCACTGATAATTTCCAGCGCAGAAACTTGCAATCTGAGCTACTTTAACAAATCCTGCTAATTTTGCTGTAGTTGGGCAATGTTGGCTGCACTTTATACTTTGCAGTTAAATAAGATGTAAAGGCAGATTAAGCTGTGTACACTAAAATAGCAGTATTAAACTTCTGTATTCAGACAGATTGACACTATAAACATACAAATGTAGTATGATGGAACTTTACAGATTGTAAGAATGCTGCTGTTCGGCACCACAAAATTTTAATTTGGCTGCCCCTGGGAAGATACATGGGGTCAGCACACAAAACATTCGGGTGCGTGTTTATAACGCACCGCTTAATTGATGGCACAATGTGAGAATTTGCCATAATGTAAAAATTGGCCTCACAGCTCCAAAGTTTTGGGGTGGAGGATAAAGATGATGGGGAGGCGTGTGGCAAGGGTTCCTACTCCCAGTTGGTATCCAGTAAACCAGCTGGAAGATTATTAGGGAACAGATTCAGCCTGTGAGAACAACTGTAATGGTCCACATTGTCTGCAATACACTGCCAATAGATGCCGTACTGGCTTGCTTGTGCAGAGTGGCCACTGGAATGATATAGCAGAGGACTTCTTGTCGAGCAGTATCTCAGTGGAAGTTGTCTGTCAGCTGTAGAACTGTagggtgattaaaatcagggaaaaTAAACTGCAAACAATGCAGTGCATAAATCATTGTCTTTTGGGAGCAATTTTAAATTTCTAGTACATTCAGAATGATTCTTGCAGGCTTCTAAACTAGTCCAAAAGACAAAATTAGAGCAGCGAAGTTCACTAATTCCTTATCCACATCCTTTATTTAACTTCAGTTTTACTCAAAAGTTTGCATTCATTTAGGTACAGTAGAAAATGAAAAATGGTTATACCATCGCTTTGAGCTAAAACTTAAGTTTCGTTATGTCAAATTGTTCAACACAAACACTACAAAGTGTACATGCTTTGTTATGTTCAAGGTATTTATGTagttatggggctggattttgcagtcagcggcaaaGCAAGGGCGCTTGCTGCTGAACACAGAGTCTCTCCAGCGATCACTCTGGTGAGAATCTCACCTCTGTCACCGTGCAGTGATACTGCAACTGGTTGCAGCGTTCTTTATTGGAGAATTCCCGGCATGGAACTGGAGTGATATCATCAggatgtccaagcagccaatcaaatCAAAGGATTTTCACAACCACCCAAACAGGAGACAAAAAGCAACAAAATAAAATCACTTTAAAAATTTTTTTACTGagagcaaattaaagattgggacatacacatggggtgaAAGTAGAAGCAAAACTTTttgaaaaacattttttaaaattagtttAAATCTACTAATTAATCATTTAAAAGAACTCCACggttataaaattattttttcaaggTCAGTTCCATTGTTCATTAAATTTTATAAATCACAATGTGGGGGGTAAAAAACAGTTGCACCTGATGGAACAAGATATAACTTGTTATGCATTTTCTAATGGATGCGGGAGTGGGAGAGTTGAAATTCTCTCAGATTGTAGGAATTTTTGGCTCTGGGGGGACACAGCGCAGCCTGTGTCAGAACCCAGAGTGACACATGCAACTCCAGGGTTTCTGCACATGCCCAACGTCCTGAAGTTTGCGGTGAGTTGCAGAGATATAATGATGGCAAACACCGACAATACACTGTCGACACCCTAGCAAACcacctctccccaccaccaccgccccaaccAAAAGTCCGGCCTATGGTATTTCAATGGAATGTTTGCAGATATTGTGATAGGATGACCTCTAGTGGTCAGTATGAAAATGTATCATTCTGGTTGCCAGACTGCTTGCCTTTCAAAATAAGTAATGAAAGATTTTTGTATTTTTTTCAGCCTCCACAAGAAAATGATACTAATTCTTTGATAAGGAAAGAGAGAATTTCACGACATGACACTGTGGTGATCAATGAACCTTGCAGAAGCTGCTATGTTAGAACTCCTCCGCTTGAGGAATTCAGTTCTCGAAGATTGTACTTTCCTGCTCAGCAGAATCAGGTAACTTTTCACATTTAAAAGAGGAGGAAGGTAAATTGCAATACATTAAACCATTTTATAGAGATGAAAATGGACAATGTATTTTTTGGTATTTGGTTTTCCATAATTAAATTCAGAATATTTCACTCAGTCTAAGCATTTGGTCAGAATAAAGCTGTAAAGTGCATCGTTATAAAGTGCTATTTGTATGAGTTCCTACTagtccagggataagggacttcagttacttggatagataggAGACATTGGGgttcttctccttagagaagagaagtttgagaggagatttgatagaggtgttcagaaccaTTAAGAGTCCAGACTGCGTAGTTGCCATTAGTGGAAGGGTCGAgtaccagatttaaggtgattggcaaaagaaccagaggtggcatgaggaaaaaccttttttacgcagcgagtgtttaggatctggaatgcacagtgagcgagtgtggtggaggcagattcaatcatggctttcaaaaaggaattgggtagGCGCCTGAagagagaatttgcagggctacggagaaaaggGTGGAGGATTGGGATTAGTtgagttcttgcagagagccagcatagacacaacaGGCCGAAAATCAtcctgtgctggaaccattctatgattctatagtgtATTATAGTGAGGACAGTAAATTTTCTCAAATTTCATTTAAATTTCAGAATCTTGAAACCTGAAGTCTTAAAGTGGCTTTGCATTTATTGTGGGGGCAGCAGGGAGGAGTCTGGAGTCATACTCCTGCAAAAAAAAGTGCCTTGGCCAGTAACTGAGATATTACCATGCTTGCACAAAGCAGCTGTAAAAATTAGTTCCATTGGAATCTGCTGGATAAGATATTCGAAGAATGGTTTCTATTTGTCTTTTTTCTTGAAGTTGTATAATTCAACTACATGGTTTGCATTTCCTCTAATAAGAAAACTTTGAATCTCTTTCAGATTATGTTGAAATCAACTAGGCATGTCAGTTTTCAGGATGAAGATGAAGTAGTGAGGATAAATCCTCGAAAGGATATATTAATTAGGGGCTATGAAGACTACAGACATCCTATTGTACGAAAAAATGAATTGGAAACTGAAATAGATTCATATGTGTGTTTCAAACCTGAATCTAAAAAACACGATTATGTATATCCTTCTGTGGAAGGGCTTGAATCTGAACACATTAAAGATTCAAAAGGTTCTTTTGTATTAAAAGCACAGCCATCCCCTTCACTAAAATCAAAAAAATCCAAGCGAAGGAAAGAGGATGGAGAACGCTCTCGTTGTATATATTGTCGAGACATATTTAATCATGAGGAAAACCGGAGAGGACAGTGTCAGGATGCTCCAGACCCTATCAAGAGATGCATTTATCAAGTGAGCTGCATGCTGTGTGCTGAGAGTATGCTCTACCACTGCATGTCGGACTCTGAGGGAGATTTCTCTGATCCATGCTCGTGTGACACTAGTGATGACAAGTTCTGTTTACGATGGCTGGCACTTATAGCTTTGTCTGTCATTGCACCATGTATGTGCTGCTATCTTCCTCTGAGAGCATGTCACCACTGTGGTGAGATgtgtgggtgttgtggagggaagcaCAAAGCAGCTGGATGATGTGACCAGTTGGGAGCCAAGCTGTGCTTAATAGTTCCTCTCCAGGCAGCATCAACCCTGGGTCTTGAGGGTTTGGCCCACTGGTATTTAAAGCCAGCACCAATTGCAGAGCTGCGCAAGTTTCCAAGGCTTGAGGAGAAATGATGTGTTTTGAATGATCGTGACAGTTCACAAGGGCACCATGTCTAATACTTTACATGGCACAGCCTAATTTGAGAAggttttgtgaaagagagttcTTTGCTTTTGGGCTGTTTAGTGAATACTGTATGTGATTATACAGAAGAGATTCATTTTGCAGTTTTGTACATTGAGTTGGCTATGGGGTTGTTTCTCACATGAAGCTTTTACAGATGAAACTCACGTATTAGACTAAAGCACTAGGTAACTGTTTGATTTTTGTTCAGAAAGATTTCAACTTGTTTTAGGCTTTGGTTCTAATAAGTATTTACTTACTGTGCATTTACAGTATCACTTAACTGGCAGTACAGGTGAATTTACTGTTTATGAATAATTAGATATATTTAATACATGTAAAGTGTCAAACTCTATATAACTAAAATTGAGATGGCTTGTACTTTCTCAATAAAACCATTTATCCTTTCAGTTCTTCTATGTCAAGAAACAAAAAATTGACACATAATGGACCCATAGATCTTTTATTTTAATTCATTGTAATATGCATGCTTAATATTCACATATGATTTTGCTTCAGTTTGAACATTTTTTTCATCTTCCTCTCAAGCCTACAAATTGGTGACTAATTTTATTGTGATTAAGCACATTTTTTTTCCTGCATGTATGTGCATTGTGTGTGAACCAAATTGCAAGCTAGTGGCATATTTTGATTTTTAGATATCTTTAAAAACACTTCTAATATTTTTGCTCAACCAGCAAGTTTTCTGATAGTGGCCCAAGAATATCAAATTACTTTTTTTGCATTGACATAACTGGGAATGTATTATTAAAACCTAAAGTTTGGTGTATAACCAATTCATGTATTTCAGACTTATCTTCGTCTCAGCAATCTACTGGAAACAGTGTAGATGCAATTTTAGAAAAATCCAGGTTTAATTTGTAAGTTAAATATACTCTAGAATATTTTATGCAAGATAATACTAAGCTATGCTAGTTTTTTTTGTTCTGAGATTATTAAGTGAATGCTATTAGTTAAAACAACCACTaggtgctacatttccctggatactTATGCACACAGGCATGCCCACATTTTCAGTCTGCAGTGGGTCGTGTAAATGGACATGGTTTATACTTAAATGTGTATTTTAGTACATAGGTATGCATAGACGAGATAAATGTTCGATTTTTAAATTTACAATGTGGACTGGGTCTCGTACCTAAACTATTCATAATGAAGACAAATTTTGAGCCTGAATAGATTAAATTATTAGATTCAAAATAGAACTATCTATCttacaacttaaaaaaaaaattaattggggTCATTCTTCGCTTTGTGCAGAGCCTATGGTCATAACTAGTCAAACAAAATGTAGAATAAACCTACTTATTTAAATTAATTCATTAGTGCACAAGGGCACATTTGATTTTTTAATACATTTTCTACGCACACCTTTGTACCCTGTTTACATGTCTGTGATTATGGAGGGGAAAATCGAGCTCTTGTGGTTGTGCCAAGGTCATCTTCATCCTAAGATTTAATGCTTCTAAATTTTATCAAATATTTATTCACGAAAACTACAGTTAAAATTTAGGGCTTTGGCGAAGTTGGTTGCACAGGTTCTAATTTTTAAGTATGTAAATAAATAACCTCACTTGTAAGATACTCCACATTAGAATGCATTGATATTTATCAGCTGTGAGTAGATGGAATGAACTGACAGCATTCTGTACATAAACCGACTTTGAGTATTTGTTTCACATTGAAAAGTAGAGGCTAAAGATATGAGACTTAATTTTTAAAAAGAGCTTGTTTCTAGTTTTGTACTTGATAGCAGAATGGCTTCACTAGGAAAATTGTTTGGTGATGGGGGCACTTCTTTCATTTTGCTGTTTGAGTATTTAAAGGTTGTGCATAATTCTTCTTACAGAATTGCATCCACATGCTTATGAACTTTGATTTCATCAATATTCTTCACATTGGGGAACCCAAAATAAATTTTGAATTGCGCCCAGGGTACTGTTGCATTTTCTGCCATTCCCTGCTTATCTTGCTGTATTCATATTTCTACTTGCAAGTTTTCATTATCCAAGTTTTGGAAAACTGTTTTCCAAAGCTCAATTAAATAGTTCTTAATTTACCTGAACTTTTTGTAAGGACTGCAAGctatccaaggaaaacagtctgttTGTGCTGGCCTGCCAACTGCAATTATTGATATAACTAAAGCTGAAGAATCTTTTCCGTCCCTGTCCTGGCGTTAGAACCTCTGACTCAagattcagttcagttcagagatacagcactgaaacaggcccttcggtccaccgagtctgtgacgaccatcaaccacccatttatactaatcctgcactaattccgtatgcctaccacattcccacctgtccctatatttccctaccacctacctatactaggagcaatttataatggccaatttacctatcaacctgcaagtctttggcatgtgggaggaaactggagcacccggaggaaacccacgcagacacagggagaacttgcaaactccacacaggcagtacccagaattgaacccgggacgctggagctgtgaggctgcagtgctaaccactgcgccgtcctcagtaaactgactagtgtctctcagttcctctctctcagggagatacccgtacactgactggtgtctctcagtctctcactcccagtgtgatgtcTATATAGTGACAggcgtctctcactctcagggagatatctgcaaatTGACgggtgtgtctcattctctctgtctgagggagatatctgtaaactgactggtgtagtTGCATGCTGTCTGAAGGATAAGGTTACTATTGGATGCTAGTATGATCCAGTACATAATCTGAGTGGAAACACTCTATTCATGAGATTTCAAAGGAATCAACAGGTTTCCACACTTCATCCATTGTGGCTTTTAATATGGACATCTGGACCCAGTCTCATTCTATGCAGGAATTCCTGAAGATTTTGAGTACTTAAAGGTTTTGTGTTTTTCCTGCCTTCTGGGGTCTGGTCAAGAGCATGTGATGTAAATCAGCTCATCTGTCTGCCTTTTTGCAGTAAATAGATAGTATGAAGTACCTAGATCTGACTGAATTCTTTTCGCTTTCCCATATGTTGAGCTGATAGTCATATTGTAGATTACAAATTAAATAGCGTATTGaagccagattttttttttttgtaagcCCTATATTCCTAGTTAGCAGTTTACAGATATGAATCACCAACTGTCACATAAGTCTTAACCTCTCAGTTTCTAACTCAGTTTTAGATTGATGTCTCGCTGCTTGTGATCAAGTGAGCACTTTTTGTAGTATAATTTCTCTGTGAAAGTGAGCTTCTGTGCAAATCTGGTTGGATGTTTTCATGCAGACCAATTACATTGTTTTCTATTCTGATTGTGTTTAGATTTTAAGTTCAATCAAAATTTCCCTTTTCATCATCCTTTCACACCCCCATGTGCAGATGGGATCAGAGTTTGTAACCATTCTTTGGAAGACCcttaatgttaaaaaaaaaagtcactatCATAGTGGAAACCATTTCTTACTCAGTTTGGAAATAACATTTAACTTGTCAGTAGACTGTTAAACATAAGTAACTCATAACACAAAGTTAAGCTGCTTTTATTATTTTTTCTTTGGATGGAGGGAGGGTCTGACGTTGCTTGTATTCTGGAATGTAAGAAGGTGTGACTACCCCCAAGAGAAGAACTTGCTGGCTGTAGCAAAGTGTTTTGTTTGTTGTCATAGGTACACTTTGACCTTAGAATGATGAGGCACTACTAACTAGTATGGTACATCTCCTAGCCATGTACTGTTATTTATATGCAATGTCTGCTTTATGGATTTAAACAACCTAAAAGGCATGCTAATAACTCTAATTTTAAGGGAATTGACCCTGCTGAGTACTGATGGTGCATTTATGTACCGAGAACTGTCGTGTTATTTTTGTTCTACTTCCAATTAAATTTTTTAGATGTTTAAGTTTTTTAGAATTTGAGACGTTATCTAATAGAAAACATTAAGCTACAGAATGCTTAGTACCTAGAGGGGTTTTATTTTTTCTAAATACTGCCTATTGTTTGCTTAGTGCCACTTGCTTGATACCCAGCCAACTTCCAAAAAGTGCCTCGCTTGTACATTTTAAAAACTCCATTTAAATCTAACTGCTATTGTATTTGTTACTTTTTGTTTTTAGGTATTTTTATCTTTGTGTTGAAAAGATACCAAGTATGTGATGTACAATTTAGTTTAACTCCTGCCATAGGTGTAATTTCTTAAATGTATGAAGGTGTAGCTTCTTAATTtcttgaatatatatatataatgtaaaTATGCATATATAAGTTTGTAACTGATTTTGTTACATCATACACTTGTAATTTGACATATCAAATAACTATCATAATAAAACAGTAAGTTTTAATTTCTTTATATTCTGTCAGTTGTAATATTCCCTCATGTCAGTGTGTATCCAAAGTGGCAAGCAGTTGACAGCAAGTACAAACTATGTTTGACACATTTTAAAGAAGGATGCTCAAAGCAGCCTTGCAATTTAAGACCAGGTAGAACTAAAATAATTACTGCCCCTTATTCCAGGTGCATAGTTTGAAATTGGCAACCAGAATGAGGGCAATGGTGTAATGATATACTGAATATAGTTAAGCAAGGTCACAACATTTTGCAGATGATTAATTGTGATTTTCATTACTTAAGGGAGAAAACAGACAATGGGAGATCAACCTATAACAAACTAAAACTGGTCGAGATTCCCTCAATAGCAAGGAGAAACTATTTTAAATGCCAGGTGACAAAGGATGGGAAAGGCCCAAGAGTTACTGAAACCTCTTTTGAAAAGAACAAAACGATAGCCCATTATAGTTTTAGTGCAAGCATTTCCCATTGGAATTTGGAGAATCCTACAACTAAATACTGCTTACTGTATTGCCAAAATGGACACCATTTTCTTTGTCTCATTTTAGCTAGAGAAAGTACATAGAGTTGCATATTTTACCACACAGAAACAGACATTTTCCAACATGTCTATGCTAGTttgttatgctccacataagcttcCTCACAccatacttcatctcaccctatcaatgtATCCTTACATTCCTTTCTGCTTCATATACTGTAATTgcgtagcttccccttaaatgcatcaatggtaTTCGCCTTATCCACTCCATGTgattgtgagttccacattctcaccactgagtaaagtttctcctgaattcctttagTATTATTAATGACTACCTTTTTTAtaacctctagttttggactcgcCCACAAGTGAAAACGTAtcgacatctaccctatcaaaactcctcataatgTTAAAAACCTCTCATCAAGATAGCCCTCGGtcttctctttcctagagaaaaaccccagcttgttcagactttcctgatagttgtatgTAAATCTCATTGGCTGGACTGTTCTCCACATCATCTACACTGAGCCAGTTAACCAAAATGCATCACAATACAGGAAGCTTCATCAGGCACCTTATACCAGTGACTTCAACTGTAGTGCAAGCAAATGGTAGGTCCTAATTAATTACAATCCTAATcctaaatcggaactcagtgatgccattgattctctagccagcggaaaagcccctgggaaggacggcattacccctgaaataatcaagagtgctaagcctgctatactctcagcactctacaaactgctttgcctgtgctgggacgagggagcagtaccacaggacatgcgtgatgccaatatcatcaccctcaataaaaacaaaggtgacaacggtgactgcaacaactactgtggaatttccctgctcagcatagtggggaaagtcttcgctcgagtcgctttaaacaggctccagaaactggccgagcgtgtctaccctgaggcacagtgtggctttcgagcagagagatcgaccattgacatgctgttctcccttcgtcagctacaggagaaatgccgcgaacaacagatgcccctctatgttgctttcattgatctcgccaaagcctttgacttcgtcagcagacgtggtctcttcagactactagaaaagcggatgtccaccaaagctactaagtatcatcacctcattccatgactatatgaaaggcacaattcagcatagcggtgcctcatcagacccctttcctatcctgagcggcatgaaacagggctgtgttctcgcacccacactgtttgggatcttcttctccctgctgctctcacatgcgttcaagtcttcagaagaaggaattttcctccacacaagatcaggtggcaggttgttcaaccttgcccgtctgagagaagaccaaagtacggaaagccctcatcagggaactcctctttgctgactatgctgcagtaacatctcacactgaagagtgtctgcagagtctcatcgacaggtttgcggctgcctgcaacgaatttggcccaatcatcagcctcaagaaaacgaacatcatgggacaggacgtcagaaatgctccatccatcaatattggcgaccacgctctggaagtggttcaagagttcacctacctcagctcaactatcaccagtaacttgtgtctcaatgcagaaatcaacaagcgcatgggaaaggcttccactgctatgtctagactggccaagagagtgtgggaaaatggcacactgacacggaacacaaaagtccgagtgtatcaaacctgtgtcctcagtaccttggtctacggcagcgaggcctggacaacatatgtcagccaagagcgacgtctcaattgattccatctttgctgcctccggagaatccttggcatcaggtggcaggaccgtatctccaacacagaagtcctcgaggcggccaacatccccagcttatacacactactgagccagcggcacttgagatggcttggccatgtgagccgcatggaagatggcaggatccccaaggacacgtacagcgagctcgtcactggtatcagacccaccggccgtccatgtctccgctttaaagacgtctgcaaacgcaacatgaagtcctgtgacattgatcacaagtcatgggagtcagttgccagtgatcgtcagagctggcgggcagccataaaggcggggctaaagtgtggcgagtcgaagagacttagccgttggcaggaaaaaagacagaagcacaaggggagagccaactgcgtaacagcctgacaaccaattttatctgcagcacctgtgtaagagtctgtcactctagaattggcctttatagccactccaggcgctgcttcacaaaccactgaccacctccaggcgcttacccattgtctctcgagacaaggaagccaaagaagaagaatggtaGTTTTGATTCTTCTCACCACAACAGCTCAGTAGGGCTGGATAAAGACAAGTGCAAAAATATGGACACAGTCACTACTAATGCTCCACACATCCCTGAGGTACAGATAAATTCCAACAATGTAACTCTAATGAGGCTTGTTGCAATATTTTATTGGCAATTAAGTTCATGCAAACCAATGCAGATTTGTGTTGCTCATCAATAATGTTTATCGCTTCCTATTCCCAAGTATTAGTGAAGCTGGTTTCACTAAAATCATTTGATATTTTGATTGACTTCAAGATGACAGGTGTGGCAAGTAGGAAAAATTAGAATTAAAGCATTAAACATTCTTGAAGCGGAGTAGAGGGAACTTTTCTTTTCAGCTGGCTATTCTCTGACTATGGGAGTGCTTAGTGTTGGAATGGCAAAGAAACGTTCCATTCCTCAGCATTGACATCCTTCGGACTTGCTGCCAAGTTCATTCATTAAATTTCACGGAAACAACTTGGTGAGAGTAGCTTTTCCCTTGCCATACCAAAGATAATGGGTCCTTTGGTGACTTTTGTTGAATATCCACCTCTGGCCTAAAGTGATGAATATAAAGATGATTTAAAAATGAAAATCTCTCAAGTTGTTTTGATTTTGAGATTTATAGGATCAAGTTAACACTTGCAAGCATCCCTGGGAGGTGTCTTAGGCTATTGCCTTGTGAAATCCAAAAACTGAACAACTGGTCCAAGAAAAATCTTGAGCTTGCCCAAGAGGCAAATTGAGTAACAATCCAAGCAGATTATAGTGGTGCTGCCGAACATTGTGCAGCAAAGAGGATTAGAAATTAAGGATGACCAAGGCATTTGTCAATCATTTTCTCATTGGAGAGAGGGAGAATAGCTAAATTaagcgttggtcccttagaggatgagaatgggaaaCCAGGAAATGGTAGAGACTTTGAACAACTATTCTGTATCTGTCCACAGAAGAAGACACACAAAAAAtctcaagaatagtagaaaatcaaggggcaaaagggagagaggaacttaaaacaattgctATTCGAGAAAAAATACttggcaaactaatgggactaaaggctgatggcctgtatcctagcGTCTTAAGAGAAATGGCTTTAgatgattgtaatcttccaaaattccctaaatttgggAAAGGCCCCCGCAGTTTGAAAAGCaggaacaataggccagttagcctaatatctgtcattgggaaaatgctgaaatccatcaTAAAGGAAGTAGTaccaagacatttagaaaatcataatacaatcaggcagattcaacatggttttgtgagaggAAACTCTGTTTGATgaatttattagagatctttgaggatTTAACAAGCTAGGtgaataaagggaaaccagtagatggtgtgcgtttggatttccaaaatgcaattgataaggtgccacataaaaggttactgcacgggcggcgcagtggttagcactgcagcctcactgctccagcgacccgggttcggttctgggtactgcctgtgtggagtttgcaagttctccctgtgtctgcgtgggttttcgccgggtgctccggtttcctcccaccaccaaaagacttgcaggttgataggtaaattggccattataaattgcccctagtataggtaggtggtaggagaatatagggacaggtgaggatgtgataggaatatgggtttggtgtaggattagtataaatgggtggttgacggtcggcacagactcggtgggccgaagggcctgtttcagtgctgtatctctaaataaataaaacaagataagagctcatggtgagaacagaaagtgctggaaatactcagcaggtctggcagcatctgtggagagaaacagagttaacgtttcaggtctgtgaccttgaccttttatcagaactggcaaaggtaagaaatgtgaacgtctttgagcaagtgaaagggaggaggggaggaagaagaacaaaagggaagatctgtgataggacagaaggcaggagagattaaatgacagatgtcatacaACAtaggcaaatggagtgctaaatagttggagtaaaagacaaagcattagtccagagagagtgtaatggcagaataatgaacagctctgtccaaaagcaaaaacatgaaaaaacaatTTAGGACTAGCACAtgattttaaaaaaagataaattaaaaataatggggctcatagtctggaattattgaactcaatattgagtccagaaggctgtaaagtgcctaatcagaagatgaactgctgttccctgagcttgcgttgagcttcactggaacactgcagcaggctgaggactgaaatgtgggtgtgagagca from Heterodontus francisci isolate sHetFra1 chromosome 9, sHetFra1.hap1, whole genome shotgun sequence includes the following:
- the spred1 gene encoding sprouty-related, EVH1 domain-containing protein 1 isoform X1 encodes the protein MSEEAKPTDDSYFARVRAVVMTRDDSSGGWVPLGGGGLSCVTVFKVHLDESGCDDFLIHGERLRDKTVVLECALKKDLVYNKVTPIFHHWKIDEKKFGLTFQSPADARAFDRGIRRATEAISEAGCQEPYSEATVPDDGFQPPQENDTNSLIRKERISRHDTVVINEPCRSCYVRTPPLEEFSSRRLYFPAQQNQIMLKSTRHVSFQDEDEVVRINPRKDILIRGYEDYRHPIVRKNELETEIDSYVCFKPESKKHDYVYPSVEGLESEHIKDSKGSFVLKAQPSPSLKSKKSKRRKEDGERSRCIYCRDIFNHEENRRGQCQDAPDPIKRCIYQVSCMLCAESMLYHCMSDSEGDFSDPCSCDTSDDKFCLRWLALIALSVIAPCMCCYLPLRACHHCGEMCGCCGGKHKAAG
- the spred1 gene encoding sprouty-related, EVH1 domain-containing protein 1 isoform X2 codes for the protein MSEEAKPTDDSYFARVRAVVMTRDDSSGGWVPLGGGGLSCVTVFKVHLDESGCDDFLIHGERLRDKTVVLECALKKDLVYNKVTPIFHHWKIDEKKFGLTFQSPADARAFDRGIRRATEAISEGCQEPYSEATVPDDGFQPPQENDTNSLIRKERISRHDTVVINEPCRSCYVRTPPLEEFSSRRLYFPAQQNQIMLKSTRHVSFQDEDEVVRINPRKDILIRGYEDYRHPIVRKNELETEIDSYVCFKPESKKHDYVYPSVEGLESEHIKDSKGSFVLKAQPSPSLKSKKSKRRKEDGERSRCIYCRDIFNHEENRRGQCQDAPDPIKRCIYQVSCMLCAESMLYHCMSDSEGDFSDPCSCDTSDDKFCLRWLALIALSVIAPCMCCYLPLRACHHCGEMCGCCGGKHKAAG